The segment CTAGATGCATACCATTCAAGTTTATTTATCGGAATGCTTATACTTTTTACTATAAACTTAACTGTTTGCACTTTTTATAAATTACCAAATATTTTGAAATTTCTTAAAAGTGAGGTTAAGGTTAATAAGGCTGTTTTTGAAAAGCAGGGCTGTATCAAAATAGAAAAAGATATCGATGTTAAAAGCTTAAAAGATAGATTAGATGAAATCTTTAAACGTTATAAAATTGCAGAAGAAAGAGATGGAGATAAATATTTCTTTACTGCTGAAAAAGGGGGGTTCAGTAGAGTAGGGGTTTACGTCGTACATTTAGGTATAATTGTCATATTGATATCAGGTATACTGGGAGGGATTTTTGGGTACAATGGGAAGATAGCTATCCTTGAGGGTGATACTGATGACACAATTATTTTAAAAGATAATAAGACGTTAAAATTACCTTTTAATATAAAACTAAATGAATTCAGTGTATCCTATTATGATAATTCCACAAAAGCTAAGGAATACAAATCGGAGATCATCATTAGTAAAAAAGATAAACCTGATGAAGCATTTGTTGTGGGGGTAAACAAACAGGCAAAGTATGAAAACTTAAAAATTTACCAGGCAAGTTATGGGTTTTATCCGTCAAAAGATGTAACATTCAGGTTTTTGTTTAAAGCAAACGGGGTGGAAAAGAAAATACAGGTTAAAATGGATGAGGTTTATCGTATAAATGAAAACTTGAGTTTTGCCGTAAGGGATTTCGCCCCTTCCCTCAGCCTTGACAGTGAGGGAAGACTA is part of the Calditerrivibrio nitroreducens DSM 19672 genome and harbors:
- the resB gene encoding cytochrome c biogenesis protein ResB — translated: MRKILDIFSSVKLTLWLMVLIIILSSIGSFISVSNPDSGILGLVSKLTGMGHQDVMAIFDKMGLLDAYHSSLFIGMLILFTINLTVCTFYKLPNILKFLKSEVKVNKAVFEKQGCIKIEKDIDVKSLKDRLDEIFKRYKIAEERDGDKYFFTAEKGGFSRVGVYVVHLGIIVILISGILGGIFGYNGKIAILEGDTDDTIILKDNKTLKLPFNIKLNEFSVSYYDNSTKAKEYKSEIIISKKDKPDEAFVVGVNKQAKYENLKIYQASYGFYPSKDVTFRFLFKANGVEKKIQVKMDEVYRINENLSFAVRDFAPSLSLDSEGRLINLNDMMVNPAVVVEFFVDNESKGSVPILANYQQTGIFDGFELHFLKAYGVQFSVFSINYNPVINLIYIGFIILSVGIFISFSTEHQLVYIRITPVQDRSVVELCGYKHRFKKDVARMLNEIADKI